A region from the Acyrthosiphon pisum isolate AL4f chromosome A1, pea_aphid_22Mar2018_4r6ur, whole genome shotgun sequence genome encodes:
- the LOC100160315 gene encoding leucine-rich repeat-containing protein 24-like — protein sequence MWRFSGGRSARFLAAAALLALVVPSAVRSFEGCPAVCSCKWKGGRRTVECADRALITVPTGVDADTQVLDLSGNNLQILPNETFYKAGLANLQKAYLRNCRIGQIDESAFRGLTNLIELDLSNNMLTSVPSYVFRDVPYLRDLSVAGNPIQKIEAHAFSGCPSVVKVDASNCGLQSVAGLAFSGVVRLETLRINGNRLTELSATVLESLNKLRSIELHDNPWVCDCHLRPMKLWLAGNNVPYSQPALCSGGPDRLSGKPLTELDVEDFDCRPDVRAESRYVEVTEGHNVTVRCRVEPGSMAHIAWYLNGRRLQGAGTPAVGYPGAASANPRMFVVDGVDEEDGGRRSEMTLTDVRREDAGQYSCLAENRAGNSEANFTVYVTDRPSVIMSTFGSAHVNGVAAAMAALIVFILVLIALTVMRIRRSGYPADTKPTEVAGNRSGGVSGKPGTGSMAMHGGGATLGRGGGGYGNGGMLTGGGKTNPALDISSVIERNYDPDLEPGLGSVCTPTGSYHVSGLDLIHDHDASRLEMCDSPMSSTAKPPPSYYSGGRTASSGGNVRPYDDRTPIIGTGSAGDAYSVGTGSDEVFSYNSQQQLHYGGGHYGHQQQQAVGGGSVNSDYPADYGLPIIPTGHHLNQSSTNVSQYGHHPQQHPQQQHHQQQQPSQQHHQQQQPSQHHQFYNNHLQHQQQQQQQQQHQPEYVQQQQDASQQPSVKTLRVWQRGVPVLPTTPSLQRFANRTSPTTPGTDV from the coding sequence ATGTGGCGGTTTAGCGGCGGTCGCAGTGCGCGGTTCTTGGCCGCGGCGGCGTTGCTGGCGCTGGTGGTGCCGTCCGCGGTCCGGTCGTTCGAGGGCTGCCCGGCCGTGTGCTCCTGCAAGTGGAAAGGCGGCCGGCGGACGGTCGAGTGCGCCGATCGCGCGCTGATCACCGTGCCGACAGGTGTGGACGCGGACACCCAGGTGTTGGACCTGTCCGGAAACAATCTGCAGATCCTGCCCAACGAGACGTTCTACAAGGCGGGCCTGGCCAACCTACAGAAAGCGTACCTGCGCAACTGCCGCATCGGGCAGATCGATGAGAGCGCGTTCCGCGGTCTGACCAACCTGATCGAGCTGGACTTGTCCAACAACATGCTCACGTCCGTGCCGTCGTACGTGTTCCGGGACGTTCCGTACCTGCGTGACCTGTCTGTGGCCGGCAACCCCATACAAAAGATCGAAGCGCACGCCTTCTCCGGCTGTCCGTCCGTCGTCAAGGTGGACGCGTCCAACTGCGGGCTCCAGTCGGTGGCCGGTCTCGCGTTCAGCGGCGTCGTCCGGCTGGAGACGCTCCGCATCAACGGCAACCGGCTGACTGAGTTGTCGGCCACCGTGCTCGAGTCGCTCAACAAGCTCCGGTCCATCGAGCTGCACGACAACCCTTGGGTGTGCGACTGTCACCTGCGGCCTATGAAGCTGTGGCTGGCCGGCAACAACGTGCCGTATAGCCAACCGGCTCTGTGCTCGGGAGGCCCCGACAGGCTGTCCGGCAAGCCGCTCACCGAGCTAGACGTGGAGGACTTCGACTGCCGACCAGATGTGCGCGCCGAGTCCCGGTACGTAGAGGTGACCGAAGGCCACAACGTGACGGTCCGGTGCCGGGTCGAGCCTGGTTCGATGGCACACATTGCTTGGTACTTGAACGGCCGCCGGTTGCAGGGCGCCGGTACGCCGGCCGTCGGATATCCGGGCGCCGCGTCCGCCAATCCACGCATGTTCGTCGTGGACGGCGTGGACGAGGAGGACGGCGGTCGCCGGAGCGAGATGACGCTGACGGACGTGCGGCGAGAAGACGCAGGCCAATACTCGTGTCTGGCCGAGAATCGGGCCGGCAACTCCGAAGCCAACTTCACCGTTTACGTGACCGACCGGCCGTCCGTTATCATGTCAACATTCGGTTCGGCGCACGTGAACGGCGTGGCCGCCGCTATGGCCGCGCTCATCGTTTTCATACTGGTGTTGATCGCGTTGACCGTAATGCGCATCCGGCGGTCCGGATATCCGGCCGACACCAAACCCACGGAAGTGGCTGGAAATCGCAGCGGCGGTGTTAGCGGCAAACCCGGCACAGGTTCGATGGCCATGCACGGTGGCGGAGCGACTTTGGGACGCGGCGGGGGAGGATACGGAAACGGCGGGATGTTGACCGGGGGAGGGAAGACCAATCCGGCGCTGGACATATCGTCCGTGATCGAGCGGAACTACGACCCCGACCTGGAACCCGGGCTGGGATCCGTCTGCACACCTACGGGATCGTATCACGTATCCGGACTGGACTTGATACACGACCACGACGCGTCCCGGTTGGAGATGTGCGATTCGCCGATGTCTTCGACCGCAAAACCTCCACCGTCTTATTACAGCGGTGGCAGGACCGCGTCCAGTGGTGGAAACGTACGCCCGTACGATGATCGGACGCCGATTATCGGCACCGGAAGTGCGGGCGACGCGTACAGCGTGGGCACCGGATCCGACGAAGTGTTCTCGTACAACAGCCAACAGCAGTTGCACTACGGCGGCGGTCATTACGGCCATCAACAACAACAAGCCGTCGGCGGCGGGAGCGTCAACAGCGATTACCCGGCCGACTACGGTCTGCCGATCATACCGACCGGCCATCACCTCAACCAGTCTTCGACCAACGTGTCTCAGTACGGTCATCATCCGCAACAGCACCCCCAACAACAACatcatcaacaacaacaaccatCACAACAACatcatcaacaacaacaaccatCACAACATCACCAGTTCTACAACAACCATCTCCAAcaccagcagcagcagcagcagcagcagcaacatcAACCGGAATACGTCCAACAACAGCAAGACGCGTCTCAGCAACCGTCGGTCAAGACCCTGCGGGTGTGGCAGAGGGGCGTACCGGTGTTGCCCACCACGCCGTCCCTGCAGAGATTCGCCAACAGGACTTCGCCCACCACTCCCGGCACCGACGTCTGA